A region of the Hylaeus volcanicus isolate JK05 chromosome 5, UHH_iyHylVolc1.0_haploid, whole genome shotgun sequence genome:
GCCGGTGCTCCTGTCGCGGATGCATCGCTTCATGATCGCGACGTGCCGCGTGTTTGTCCCTTCGTGCAGCTCTTccgtctctttttctctctctctctctctctctctctctctctctgcgcGATTCTCTACCTTTTTCCCTCTGACTTCCTTCAGCCTCTTCGAGAGGAGGTGTGCGCGTGATTCTACGCGCGTCAACTCGCGAGTGCGTACACACTCGATGCGGGTCTATAAATACGGTCGCGACTCTGCGCGAAGAATTTCAAACAACCGCGCTGCGCGCCGTAAAACACCACGAGTGAAAGAACTCGACCTCGAACAGGGGCTAAAATCGCTTCCCCCGATGACGATAGTCGCGCATCATTCGCGAGGAACACGAGGACCGTGAACTTTGAAGTGGCTCGTCCAAGTGCTGCTCGTACCAACACTTTTATCGCGACACTTTTCCCAAtctttctccctttcttcTATTAGTGTTAGGCATACGACAATCGTACCTGCATTCTTACACCTATTCGTATTTTACTCgattctcttcttcttctattaCAAAAGTCTATTCGGTCGAACGGGTACACGCGATCGTTGCGGCCGCGGCCGCGGCCGCGACAAATCGATGAATCGAACGGAAGTAGCTGGGTGTGTAGGATTACGGTAGGACGATCGAGCGAGAAACAAGGAGAACCGAGCGAGACAACGCCGCGCTGCGCCGCGCCGCTGGTGAAAAGACTCGAGGATACATATTACTTTGCCTCGGCGCAAAGTAATTGCTAGAGTTATATGTAGAGTATACGCTAGTTACGCTATACTTGTTTATGTAACACTGCGAAAGTGGATACGCTAGTATATCACTCTTGTTGCCTCGAGAATCACGATTTATTCTCGACAAATCAAACTTCCATAAAGTTGAATTTCTCCGAtgacgcgaaacgaacgaacgctTACTTTGCGCACTTTGCTCATCTTATCGCTTTCCAACCAACCAAACAACTTCGAGTTTACCTGCGACAACGCAACTATTTATCAAGCCTGATAATCCGATACGATAGAGTCaacttttttttcgttttatacgattaccattatttttcttaatatctaTCGAGTATTAGGAATCCGATGAACGTTCAATTACGAGAACTAGCATCGAGATCCGCCAGGGGAATAGACCGTAAAACATCGAGAATCCTCCCTTTGAGCGACTAGCGCCTGGAAGTTCTCGGAGTGATTAAAGACGACGCTCGACCATGGAAACCTTGGTTCTCCAGCCGTTGAGATCGTTCGAGTTGAAGTACAGCGAGCCAACGGTGTGCCAACGGCCGATATTTTTAGTACACTCTGCTTCCTTCCACCATCTGTCTACGAGTTTTGGTTTCCTGGTTGTTTTAAACGCGAGACGGTGCGGTTCGTTCTCGCTGATCGTACAGACGAATCGGTACGTATTACCGCGAACACTTTGCGTCGCCGAGTTACGctctataatataattcgGTTCTTTCGCGTTTACGGTAAACCTGGCTGTCTCTTTCGCTCACGAAGACAAAGTCAAAGAGATCACCGTGATTTCAACGATTCTAACAAATTGTCACTCGCGCATCGTTCGATCGTTTTTCCATTCCAAGCCATCGATTTAGATTTTTCGCACGTAACGGAACCCGAAACGATCGAGACCTGGCTTAACGGATATATCTGCTGGAAGCGACCAGAAACTTGCGTCTGTTCGTAGCTTCGGCTCGGGAAACTTGCGCTTAATTATCAAGCAGAAAGTCTGGTACGGGTCTAGAGCAGCCTCGATCACGACtttatttcgtatttcgtATTTCGTATCTCGTATCGAACCTTCTCGTTCTCGAGCACACGCACGTGGCTCCGAGCCGACTGACGAGATACACGCGCGAGCAAGTATCAACGGAGGCTGAGAGCTGAGAGGAGTGGCTACCATACCAAGCGAAGCGGAAGTGGAGGGTGATTCTGCAGGCGGTACCGTGGTGGGGTACGACTATCCGATAGATAGAGGGTACCGGCACGGTTCTACGTCGATAGATATGTATTTAGCGAACGACGGACGCGCGACAATGTTTGCTCAAAGATGGACTTTTTTCAGAGTTTTCTTTGTCTCGATGACGCATCGATCGCAATCTCGAAGAAACCGTTGGTCATAAAAAGTACACGGTTGGATCGATCAAATGACTTGTTTTATAGAGAGGCAAGATCGCATGTTTTCGAGATTAATTTCCACGCGTACAACCGCGAGACGAGATCCCTCGAGATTGTATTCCCGTGTCCTTTTAAGTTAAAGGGATGGCAGGACGGTAGAACGGCGAATGCCTCGGTAACCTAAAGGGACATCGAGTATAAATCAACGTCCTTTCTCGCGAGTGCAACAGAGAATGGGAGGTAGACAGCAAAGAGACGGGAGTCGCGAGTGGGCCACAAGTCGAGGCTTGTTCCAGCTACTTATGTTAATGTCGGCAaaccaatttatttatatttatttataacattcaAATGTTTCCCCAAGACTCGATTGCCCTTCGTTCCGGTCACGGACCACCCGCAAAAGCGAATCGATTCTACAGTGATGCACCGATAGAATCATTAACATTCGTATTTGAATCTCCAATTACTCAACCATACCGATACTGGCTTTAATACCAGCGGCGCCGGCGCCGGCGCCGGCGCGTACTCTACATGGGACGCATGCGATTCATATACACAGAAATTCTATCCTCAAATATTTCTgctgaaaaacaaaacaaagcaacgagttgaataaatataacagtGGTCCCGTGCTACtaaggaattttatattttacaaatatttcatatacataGCATAGCATAGGTATAACTGTAAGATTTACTTTTGCAAAACGACTTAGTGTCAAGTGTTAACAAGTAACACACCAGTAAAGCGGTGCACACAGCTTAAACACGAAAGTGTTTCGGCAGATCTGCAGGTTGATGCTGTAAAAGCTTAATCGTTTCCACTGTAAACTCGCGTTTCGTGTGCAACGCTGTACTGGCGCGCAGAGacgatttatttgtatatatccTCAATAAAACATACTGTAAGATTGAAATAtggtttctttataaacatttccTAAATATATCTCTCTTAAAAGTGTTTTTAGAGTAGTTGTCCCAGACTGGCCacatttattcgattgtttATTGACTTTCTACAAACAATTTAGGcactttatgtatttattattttaaatacaattaaatagtgagtgtaaaaaataataaaatgtttagcGCATGTGCGATTAcgccaataaataatttttaaaaatatttaatttaatatttattttagttctagtggcgccatcggtggcgaaACGCCCAATTTTGTCGAGAGATAGTTCCAGTTTTTCACCACTAGAGAGCGCCACCAAAGTCTAAATACCGACATAACGgtatatttagataaattgttttattaaattaaataataacaatttaactATACTACTAGCATAACAGAGCTTTAAAccacattaaaattaaactagGATAAGGTTTTttgacttttaattttttctttaaggagtggcgccatctagcgatGAGAAGGGAGaactatttctcgacaaacttTGGCCGTCTAGtgagagatggcgccaccgctacgtgcattttaataatatttaatattcgcgaAAACATCTgcgatacaataaataatgacaGTTTAACTATACTTAGGGCATCGTAGAATTTAGagtcattattaaattaagttcAAGTAATGTTTTTTTGCATTTAGCTTTTTCATCGGGCTTTCAAGTTGTTGTATcatctagcggtgaaaaaCTGGAACTATTTCtggacaaacttgggcgtttcgccaccgatggcgccactagtattAGAATTGTATTCGTAGAGAGTTCAGTTGCGTGGTTGCGTGGCGTGGTCAGTCGTAGGCGTAAGTAGGCGTGGGCCTTTTTCGAGTAATTACTCATTGGGTGttgacattaattattttcatttatcctAAAGTGATTATTTATTCCTGATATAATGACCCGAGATATAAGTTTGCGTGTTTTGGTGTCAGTGTTGTTTCTCCTTTGCTGTATTCCACACGGTAAGTATCGGTTACTAAAGTAATCGTTTCGTCTTCATATCCTAACCTTCGAGTAACAATTTTCGAAGCGATACGATACACGTGCAAAGTCTTAAGTTATCAAGAAAAAAACGGTAAGCTCGAGGTAGTAATAAATCCTGTACGTTCTTACAGTATTTTCTATAAAGTGCTGGGTATGCAGATCGGATTCGGATCCAAAATGTGCCGACCCTTTCGATAATACCACCGTACCCATTACGGATTGCAAACAGGAACCAGACCTCGCACACTTGCCAGGCGTGAGACCTACCATGTGTCGTAAAATCCGTCAGAAAGGTATATCAATATATTACTCGTTGAATAACTGAAACGACGTGTTAACGTATCCTCTTActctttgaattttctttttcttttcagttAACGGGGTATGGAGGTATTTTCGTAGTTGCGCCTACATGGGCGAACCAGGAATCGCAGGTGACGAACGATTTTGTCTTATGAGGACTGGAACTTACAACATATTCATGGAATATTGTACTTGCAATAGCAAAGATGGATGTAACGCGGCATCTCACGATCAGGGGAGTTTAACAGTTTTAATGATAGTTGGGATAATACCGTTGCGATACGTACTTCTTTATACCTAACAAACTTAACCAAAGATTATCCATAATCGCCACAAAGTAACTACGTATGTATATCGAAACGTATATTCTTACGGTGTAGAGATCTACTGGTACTTACCAATGAGAGAGTTTTCGACGATATTATAATTCGAATCTCGAGTGAATAGGAGGTGTAAATTAAGTTGGCGTTGCATAATCTTATTCGACGACAATTTTACATCTTTGGACATTTATATCGctttttataaatacgtacaagCATCTGTTGTTGTGCCTTATTAGAAAGAAGTACGAAACAAATAGGGGAATACCTTtaagacattttttaacaattgtaTAATACAACGTTTTACTCTTTTTTAGAGGTAttttacattgatattttataacaatctATCGCGAGTTcgtatagaaatatatttttaataatataaaaatgtatgattGTATTATActtacttttcaatttatacTTGGTTAGTACAAAAGATGAATGCTAAGACATCGATATAATCGATCATCGTTAAGATTAGCGCTTCGTATAAGACTGTCGATACCGTCCGTTATAGAGTTTTGAActtagtattattataaaactatagcgttcattatatttttatatgtactttCAACAAGCGACGTTAGTTATCGAACGACATCTTTTCCTTACACATATTATGTCATGCATAGAATAAAAGTGTCGATTAAAGAAgatgtattacaaatattacgctttataaataaatagatatcaTCTTTGATATgtctatatttattgttttcataCTTTCCGGAATGGTTCGTTGGTTCCAATACTTGAAGATTCTCGTATGTTCGCGTTGTCCGTAAACCTCTTGTAGCAAACCTCGCTTTAGGCTGCCATTTTCGTTGGATTTCACTTAATGGATTGCTCCGAGACTCGCAAACCACGTTATCGAGCTATCCGATGTCTCTATCTAGTTTGTATCGTAGAGGAACCATTCCGAAGAATGAGACTatataaatttgcaaaaaagtGCCGACGATCTATAAATATCGGCCATCCCAACGTACAACTTATAATACGTACGTAATAAACAAGCggtgttttatttaatgcatataaaatatatctttgaTACACATAGAAAATATATGCTATGTCGATAACAtcgtaaatacaattttttttttacgtcaaactaatttattattagtataatcggtttctataataaaatacacgtgtGTACTTAGAaaggtataaataattctttacaaattttctaaaatacgTTAACCTATCgctaatagaaaattaaaaatgatttggtTCTTCTATTATAAAAGGGAATCGTGGTATCTTCCACGTAGAAATGTTATCGTTGCGATCGAACGTAGTTAATTGGTTTCAAGGTAACGACACGAGTTAGTCGTTAATTACGAAAACGCAATGTTTAAACGATTTAAGGGATTCTTTAAATCTCGCGTATCTTCCTTTGACAgacacttatttattttactggaCGGTTGTGTTATTCGGATTCCTGGCAGAGAGCGAGTTTGTTGGATTCCGCCTGCCTCGGAACCAAGGACGGTTGAAATTTCTATATACACGGTTGAATGTGCAAAATACTTGTGTGCTCGTAAtctgtgttaaaaaaaaaaggtgaaaataaagcaagaataaaaattgcgtCTAAGAAAATGTAAAGAGTAGGAAACAGTATGAAAAATCTTGATGCACCAGCATCATATTTCGTGTCCGCAATCGTTTggctaacaataagtattctTTGGAACGGTACCAGCGagcaaatatttctacttaataTGTCTCTGGTATACCgtattctgaaatatttattatgttcgCGTAGACCGAAAGTAGGCAAGTCGAGTAAAAATCGAAGCGAGGCTAACGCGTCGCGACATACATATCTCTGATCGAATGGCTCTCGTTATTATTCGAATGGCTGCCATTTCGTTATCTGTTGTCCCGGTTTCGCTAAAGCCTGTTTCCACTGTTCACCGTAGGGTCCTCCTACGTCCGGTCCGATTACAAAATGACCGACGGTTGTTTTTTTGCCTGAAATGGTAAATGGAATCTTGTTGAAATTTCGTTCGGATCACGCGACGCGAACCATCTTACCCATTTTGTTCTTGGAGACAAACTTAACAACGAAGCTGACGTCTTTGAGTGCTCCCTGATACGGATTATCCGCAACGACTCTCGCCATATCCggtgaaaatttcatcgacaCGCACGGTTGGAAACGATCGCTTTTCCAAAAGTGCGTGACTCTTCCGTTGTCCACCACCGACATTTTCACGTACATCTGACCCTTTAGAGCTTCGTGCTCGTGCATCGTCTGCAAAGAACATCTCAGACGATGCAGAGATAAAATTAGCCGTTCGCTGCTTTCCTCTTTcttgtcatttttttcttgaCACAGCGACAATTCCACTTGACCCTTTTTGTTCTCCCTCTGCGAGAAAAACCAAATGAACAAAATGTCTGATCGATCGGATAGAATCGTTAGAAAGGAGGAATATGTTACGTATATGAAGCCGATAATGCCGAGATGGAGGTGAGGTTTCGGCGATTCGAGGGCTCGAAAGTTCTCGCAGGACAACtgtatatcttttatttaccCTTTCCTCGGCTCCAGAAATACCACTCGCGATCGGTCGCAGCGGTCTCCACATGTCCCCTGTCGACGCGTCGCTCGGGTGCTTTGGTTTCGGTGGTTTCGAGGTGAAGTTTTTCGGATCGAGGGAAATAGTGGTCGCGCCAACGGTGCGTCTTTTATCGTACATTCTCCTCTCGGTGACAGTGGTTTCCGGAAGTTTGTCGGACCCCTTGCCGAACAATTGACCGAATAGCTTATTTTTCGGTGGCTCTTGATTCTCCGTAGAGCCACCTTGACCATCCTTCTTTTTGCCAGCTTTCTTTGCCGATTCTTTGCCAGGGGACgagtttttctctttttccgcTTCCTTCTTATCGGTCGCTATCAAAGGCTTATCCTCGAGAATCGCGTACAAAGTCGCTACGATGAATCTAGATCCGTTGATCTCCTCCTCGACGACCTTCGTTTTGCCAAACTTTAGTTTGGTCTCTTTGCGTAGAGGAAACGTGAATTCCTCGTTCCATTGTGGCCAGGACTCGTTCTTTGTCGATGTCTCGAACTTGTCCTTTCCTGGTATCAATTTCACCTGAAATACAAGCGAATTACTTTCTTTCCCTTACTTTTTCTGTCATCGAGTTCTTTATCTCTCTAATTGTAagatttacttatttattagtaCGGATAAACGCGATCGGTCGTTTTTCTTCTGTGTTTCGTATCcaattataattgatttaGTTGAGAAACATGTAAACGATGCGAAACAGCCGACTCTATTTTTAATAGTGTGTTGTTCGAGTAACCAGTGTCGAATAATTAAGCTCGTTTCGATCAACGGGATCGATACGAACGTGTTTGAAATGTATTTTGCGAACTCGCGGAAAGTGGAAGCTTCTCGCGACGATTTCATCGCGTTACGTAATAAATGATAACGAAGCGAAAGATTGGAGGTACCGCGTATCGGCGCGAGCGTTACCTTCACAACGTAGCTGTTGACGCGAGTGAAGCCGAAATTCTGTGGCAAGTGTCGAGCACCGAGCACGGTCACGTGCAGAGTCTTCTCGTTAACCGAATGAACGATTCTAATGCCCACTTCCGGTTCCAGGTTTACGGTTCGATCCAACGGTGTGGATACCGTCTTCAGGCCCGTATCGATGAAACTCTTGATCCTTGCCAATGCCATGCTCGCCCGTTCTTCTCGTTTCGCGGAACTTTTCCAGATTTTCAAGCGTGTTTCTCGATCACGAGCGGATCATTCGGATAGGACCGATATCACCGATTCGTTCATCCTCTTTGTC
Encoded here:
- the LOC128876690 gene encoding uncharacterized protein LOC128876690 isoform X2, coding for MVKLIPGKDKFETSTKNESWPQWNEEFTFPLRKETKLKFGKTKVVEEEINGSRFIVATLYAILEDKPLIATDKKEAEKEKNSSPGKESAKKAGKKKDGQGGSTENQEPPKNKLFGQLFGKGSDKLPETTVTERRMYDKRRTVGATTISLDPKNFTSKPPKPKHPSDASTGDMWRPLRPIASGISGAEERRENKKGQVELSLCQEKNDKKEESSERLILSLHRLRCSLQTMHEHEALKGQMYVKMSVVDNGRVTHFWKSDRFQPCVSMKFSPDMARVVADNPYQGALKDVSFVVKFVSKNKMGKKTTVGHFVIGPDVGGPYGEQWKQALAKPGQQITKWQPFE
- the LOC128876691 gene encoding uncharacterized protein LOC128876691, with amino-acid sequence MTRDISLRVLVSVLFLLCCIPHVFSIKCWVCRSDSDPKCADPFDNTTVPITDCKQEPDLAHLPGVRPTMCRKIRQKVNGVWRYFRSCAYMGEPGIAGDERFCLMRTGTYNIFMEYCTCNSKDGCNAASHDQGSLTVLMIVGIIPLRYVLLYT
- the LOC128876690 gene encoding uncharacterized protein LOC128876690 isoform X1 — protein: MALARIKSFIDTGLKTVSTPLDRTVNLEPEVGIRIVHSVNEKTLHVTVLGARHLPQNFGFTRVNSYVVKVKLIPGKDKFETSTKNESWPQWNEEFTFPLRKETKLKFGKTKVVEEEINGSRFIVATLYAILEDKPLIATDKKEAEKEKNSSPGKESAKKAGKKKDGQGGSTENQEPPKNKLFGQLFGKGSDKLPETTVTERRMYDKRRTVGATTISLDPKNFTSKPPKPKHPSDASTGDMWRPLRPIASGISGAEERRENKKGQVELSLCQEKNDKKEESSERLILSLHRLRCSLQTMHEHEALKGQMYVKMSVVDNGRVTHFWKSDRFQPCVSMKFSPDMARVVADNPYQGALKDVSFVVKFVSKNKMGKKTTVGHFVIGPDVGGPYGEQWKQALAKPGQQITKWQPFE